Proteins from one Monodelphis domestica isolate mMonDom1 chromosome 6, mMonDom1.pri, whole genome shotgun sequence genomic window:
- the NEUROG2 gene encoding neurogenin-2: protein MFVKSETLEMKEEEDVLVLLGSSSPSSSSLTPLTSSSEEEEEEDLDAPSRGRRPRLAEAEQVSRAGIGGEGGGGGGGGGAEVCKPATRLLSLSHECKRRPSRARGSSRGAKTAETVQRIKKTRRLKANNRERNRMHNLNAALDALREVLPTFPEDAKLTKIETLRFAHNYIWALTETLRLADHCGAGGVGGAAGGLPGALFSDAAAAAALLSPGGASAALSSCGADSPSPASTWSCSDSPASASCTPSSSTSPYSCTLSPASPASSGGGSDLDYWQPPPPDKHRYAPLHPIVRDCM from the coding sequence ATGTTCGTCAAATCCGAAACCctggagatgaaagaagaggagGATGTCTTGGTGCTCTTGGGCTCGTCCTCCCCTTCCTCGTCTTCCCTGACCCCGCTAACTTCCAGCtctgaagaagaggaggaagaggacttGGACGCGCCTTCCAGAGGGCGGCGGCCTCGATTGGCTGAAGCCGAGCAAGTGTCCAGAGCGGGGATCGGCGGAGAAGGAGGGGGCGGCGGCGGAGGCGGCGGGGCAGAAGTTTGCAAGCCAGCCACTCGCCTCCTGAGCCTGTCTCATGAGTGCAAGCGCCGGCCGAGCCGGGCCCGAGGGAGTTCCCGGGGCGCCAAGACGGCGGAGACGGTACAGAGGATCAAAAAGACGCGGAGGCTCAAGGCCAACAACCGCGAACGTAATCGGATGCACAACCTGAACGCGGCGCTGGACGCGCTGCGCGAGGTGCTGCCCACGTTCCCCGAAGACGCCAAGCTCACCAAGATCGAGACTCTGCGCTTCGCCCACAACTACATCTGGGCTCTCACTGAGACCCTGCGGCTGGCAGATCACTGCGGCGCCGGGGGCGTGGGCGGCGCCGCTGGCGGCCTGCCCGGGGCGCTCTTCTCGGACGCCGCCGCTGCAGCCGCGCTGCTGAGCCCCGGGGGAGCGAGCGCGGCCCTGAGCAGCTGCGGCGCAGACAGCCCCTCGCCAGCCTCCACTTGGAGCTGCAGCGACAGCCCGGCGTCCGCGTCTTGCACGCCCTCCAGTTCCACCTCCCCCTATAGCTGCACTTTATCGCCCGCCAGCCCGGCCAGCTCCGGGGGCGGCTCCGACTTGGACTACTGGCAGCCCCCGCCCCCAGACAAACACCGTTATGCACCTCTGCACCCCATAGTCAGGGACTGTATGTAA